A genomic window from Candidatus Pelagisphaera phototrophica includes:
- a CDS encoding Gfo/Idh/MocA family protein — MKQSRISRREFITKATGAALAFPTILPASALGRDGKVAPSERINMGMLGVGARGLGNTRNFLGLDDVRIGAICDVNQTHLSRASQAISEQSESNDLRSYTDFRELNADPSIDAIMMALPVHWHTIPSLDAIAQGKHIYYEKPMALSLKEAQMVRAAVKKHNIIFQFGTQQRSSIYFRWASELAMNGRLGEIQKIEVGVPGGEVSEEFPEEPIPEWVDWERWSGPAPSAPFNEKRLKRSFHELIADYSLGMISCWGIHHMDIANWGNGTDSTGPVSVEGTGNFPKTGTCDTVLDWRVRFEFEKAPPIEFSDQGHHRMGVNYVGDQSSLHVTRGAINPESKGFLRDPNNKEDALPTRLLVSANHYRNFIDAIRNGSQPIAPIDSAVRSDTLCQLALIAIKCGRKLQWDPKKEQFVNDARANGMLQPRKPRSPWKLPQIA; from the coding sequence ATGAAACAGAGCCGCATCAGCAGACGCGAATTTATAACAAAGGCAACAGGTGCCGCATTGGCCTTCCCTACGATCCTTCCCGCTTCGGCACTGGGCCGTGACGGTAAGGTGGCTCCAAGCGAGCGGATAAATATGGGCATGCTGGGAGTCGGAGCCCGCGGCCTCGGCAATACCAGGAATTTCCTTGGCCTTGACGACGTTCGCATCGGTGCCATCTGCGACGTCAACCAGACGCATTTAAGCCGGGCAAGTCAGGCTATTTCAGAGCAAAGCGAAAGCAACGACCTCAGATCCTACACGGACTTTCGCGAGCTAAATGCAGACCCGTCCATCGACGCGATCATGATGGCCCTGCCCGTCCACTGGCACACCATTCCCTCGCTGGATGCGATCGCCCAAGGCAAGCACATCTACTACGAGAAACCCATGGCACTCTCTCTCAAAGAAGCCCAGATGGTCCGTGCCGCTGTAAAAAAGCACAATATCATCTTTCAGTTTGGCACACAGCAACGGTCTAGCATTTATTTCCGGTGGGCCTCCGAGCTAGCCATGAACGGACGACTAGGAGAGATTCAGAAGATCGAAGTGGGGGTACCGGGCGGCGAAGTGTCCGAAGAGTTTCCTGAGGAGCCGATCCCGGAATGGGTCGACTGGGAGCGTTGGTCCGGTCCCGCTCCATCGGCACCATTCAATGAAAAACGCCTAAAGCGCTCTTTTCACGAACTCATCGCTGACTATTCCCTCGGCATGATCTCTTGTTGGGGTATCCATCATATGGATATAGCCAATTGGGGTAACGGAACGGACAGCACTGGACCCGTAAGCGTCGAGGGAACGGGAAATTTCCCCAAAACGGGTACCTGCGATACGGTTTTGGATTGGCGGGTCCGTTTTGAGTTTGAGAAAGCGCCCCCCATCGAATTCAGCGATCAGGGCCACCACCGCATGGGGGTGAACTACGTGGGCGACCAGAGTTCTCTCCACGTCACCCGTGGAGCCATCAATCCCGAAAGTAAAGGATTTCTTCGCGATCCTAATAACAAAGAGGACGCCCTACCCACTCGTCTACTGGTAAGTGCGAATCATTATCGTAATTTCATCGATGCTATCAGGAACGGGAGCCAACCGATTGCCCCGATCGATTCCGCCGTACGTTCCGACACGCTCTGCCAACTCGCCCTCATCGCCATCAAATGCGGCCGCAAACTGCAATGGGATCCCAAAAAGGAACAGTTCGTCAACGACGCCCGAGCTAATGGAATGCTGCAGCCCCGAAAGCCCCGCAGCCCATGGAAGCTCCCCCAGATTGCCTGA
- a CDS encoding alpha/beta hydrolase — protein sequence MIFKHASILFFTIVALSHAVVAEKPVPTHADVSYGAHERHVFDIWITPSDNTTPLVIYIHGGGFRKGNKNTITEDSLKRFQEAGLSVAAIHYRLSGTGPYPIMMEDAARCLQTIRSRAKEWNLDADKVACYGGSAGAGISLWLGFHEDLADPKSDDPISRQSTRITAVATRNGQSTYDLRDFRKIFNVPELPAEEALFPMFAVTDATEWNYPHVEELMEDASPINHLTKDDAPVYMNYTRGNLFVNRETKAGAWVHHVKLGLHLQKAMKKLGVECSVVSPEHAETRYGSFEAFLIEKLTNS from the coding sequence ATGATCTTCAAACACGCATCGATCCTCTTTTTTACCATTGTAGCTTTATCTCATGCAGTCGTGGCCGAGAAGCCTGTCCCTACCCATGCGGATGTTTCCTATGGCGCACACGAAAGGCACGTATTCGATATTTGGATAACACCATCAGATAACACCACACCGCTCGTCATCTACATTCACGGCGGAGGCTTTCGCAAAGGAAACAAAAATACCATCACGGAAGACTCATTGAAACGATTTCAAGAAGCCGGTCTATCCGTAGCAGCTATTCATTATCGCTTATCCGGGACAGGACCCTACCCGATCATGATGGAAGATGCCGCTCGTTGTTTGCAGACAATCCGCAGCCGAGCCAAGGAGTGGAATTTAGATGCCGACAAAGTTGCCTGCTATGGTGGTTCGGCCGGAGCCGGCATCTCACTTTGGCTAGGTTTTCATGAAGACCTGGCCGATCCCAAAAGCGATGATCCGATCTCACGACAATCAACCCGGATTACCGCGGTGGCTACCAGGAACGGACAATCGACTTACGATCTTCGCGACTTCCGCAAAATCTTCAATGTCCCCGAACTGCCAGCCGAAGAGGCCCTCTTCCCCATGTTTGCTGTTACCGATGCGACGGAATGGAACTATCCGCATGTAGAGGAACTCATGGAGGATGCATCACCCATTAATCACCTGACAAAAGACGACGCTCCCGTTTACATGAACTATACGCGAGGAAACCTGTTTGTGAATCGAGAAACAAAAGCAGGAGCTTGGGTTCATCATGTAAAACTGGGGCTGCACCTGCAAAAAGCCATGAAGAAGCTCGGGGTGGAATGCTCGGTGGTTTCTCCTGAACATGCTGAGACTCGTTACGGAAGCTTCGAAGCGTTTTTGATCGAGAAACTGACTAACAGTTAA
- a CDS encoding tetratricopeptide repeat protein, whose protein sequence is MNGIGVLYRDGWGVKKDSELAARWFNVAARQGDGSSVFHVSQMYLNGEGIKQDRVVASVWATVAFAKRIEGVGEILTMLDKELTEKEIDQSIRILIEINKKHLEMLRGLVAHVNC, encoded by the coding sequence ATGAATGGGATAGGGGTTTTATACCGAGATGGCTGGGGAGTTAAGAAGGACAGTGAGCTAGCCGCTCGTTGGTTCAATGTAGCCGCGAGGCAAGGGGATGGCAGCTCTGTTTTCCATGTATCGCAGATGTACCTGAACGGCGAGGGGATAAAACAGGATAGAGTCGTTGCCAGCGTCTGGGCCACCGTTGCCTTTGCTAAACGCATTGAAGGCGTAGGGGAGATTTTAACTATGCTCGACAAGGAGCTGACTGAGAAAGAGATCGATCAGTCGATACGGATACTCATTGAGATTAATAAGAAGCACCTAGAGATGCTGAGAGGGTTAGTTGCCCACGTTAACTGTTAG
- a CDS encoding pyrophosphate--fructose-6-phosphate 1-phosphotransferase: MAVNKVGILTAGGLAPCLSSAIGGLIERYTEIAPDIEIICYKNGYWGLLKGLSYTVTPQIRENAGILHLFGGSPIGNSRVKLTNVADCVKRGLVKEGQDPQQVAAEQLVKDGVDVLHTIGGDDTNTAAADLAAYLAKNDYELRVIGMPKTIDNDVYPIRQTLGAWTAAEHAANHFTNVVAEHNSNSRMLIIHEIMGRHCGWLAAATAKEYHDRLKHKQWLPEIGLSQERHDVHAVYLPELEVDLDSEAERLTKIMDEHDNVNIFLSEGAGVDAIVAAKEAAGEEIVRDAFGHVQLDFINPGQYFAKQFAEKIEADKVLVQKSGYYSRAAAANPKDLNLIKSCVDTAVESALAGLSGVVGHDEDSNGIMRACEFERIKGGKPFNAEEPWFGELLDEIGQPKGTLAPAH, encoded by the coding sequence ATGGCTGTTAATAAAGTAGGCATCTTAACCGCGGGCGGCTTGGCCCCTTGTTTATCTTCCGCTATAGGCGGTCTCATCGAGCGCTACACGGAGATCGCTCCAGATATTGAGATAATTTGCTACAAGAATGGTTATTGGGGGCTTCTCAAAGGCCTCAGCTACACCGTGACCCCTCAGATTCGTGAAAACGCAGGGATTCTCCATTTGTTCGGAGGGAGTCCGATTGGAAATTCACGAGTCAAGTTAACCAATGTTGCGGATTGCGTAAAGCGGGGCTTGGTCAAGGAAGGTCAGGATCCTCAGCAGGTCGCAGCTGAGCAACTCGTAAAGGATGGCGTCGACGTGCTGCATACGATTGGCGGCGACGATACTAACACTGCCGCAGCGGACTTAGCGGCCTACTTGGCCAAAAACGATTACGAGCTCCGAGTCATTGGGATGCCCAAGACGATTGACAACGACGTCTACCCGATTCGCCAAACACTGGGAGCCTGGACGGCAGCCGAGCATGCCGCCAACCACTTTACGAACGTAGTCGCGGAACACAATTCGAACTCGCGGATGTTGATTATCCATGAGATTATGGGGCGTCATTGCGGATGGCTTGCCGCGGCGACCGCGAAAGAGTATCATGACCGGTTGAAGCACAAGCAGTGGTTGCCCGAGATCGGCTTGAGCCAGGAACGCCATGATGTGCATGCGGTTTACCTGCCCGAACTCGAAGTCGACCTCGATTCCGAAGCGGAACGCCTAACTAAGATCATGGATGAGCATGACAACGTGAACATTTTCCTGAGCGAAGGGGCGGGGGTCGATGCGATCGTTGCTGCCAAAGAAGCGGCGGGCGAGGAAATCGTTCGTGATGCGTTCGGCCACGTACAGCTCGACTTCATAAATCCCGGCCAGTATTTCGCCAAGCAGTTTGCGGAAAAAATCGAGGCCGACAAGGTACTCGTGCAGAAAAGTGGTTATTACTCTCGAGCGGCCGCGGCGAATCCGAAGGACTTGAACCTCATTAAGAGTTGCGTGGATACGGCGGTCGAATCCGCATTGGCCGGACTCAGTGGGGTTGTGGGTCACGACGAGGACAGCAATGGCATCATGAGGGCTTGCGAGTTTGAGCGGATCAAAGGAGGTAAGCCTTTCAATGCGGAAGAGCCCTGGTTTGGAGAGCTGCTTGATGAAATCGGACAGCCCAAGGGTACATTGGCTCCCGCTCATTAG
- a CDS encoding DUF4399 domain-containing protein, translated as MKTVLSLIILSLIASPLIAVDGLPKTPSPKGAKAYIISPRDGATVKSPVRVRFGLIGMGVAPAGVDIPDTGHHHLIIDLDELPSLDLPLPATDNIKHFGKGQTEEKIELSPGKHTLQLVLGDKIHLPHSPAVISKKITITVE; from the coding sequence ATGAAAACTGTTCTATCCTTAATCATTCTATCTTTAATTGCGTCACCGCTTATCGCTGTTGACGGGCTTCCAAAGACGCCTTCGCCAAAGGGAGCGAAGGCCTACATCATTTCTCCACGGGATGGGGCGACGGTGAAGTCTCCAGTGCGGGTTCGCTTTGGGCTTATCGGAATGGGAGTGGCCCCGGCCGGTGTCGATATACCGGATACGGGTCACCATCACTTAATCATTGATCTGGACGAGCTGCCCAGTTTAGATTTGCCCTTACCGGCCACAGACAATATAAAGCACTTTGGAAAAGGGCAAACAGAAGAGAAGATTGAGCTTTCTCCGGGCAAGCATACCCTGCAGTTGGTATTGGGCGACAAAATACACCTGCCTCATTCCCCCGCTGTAATCTCCAAGAAGATCACTATTACGGTGGAGTAG
- a CDS encoding S41 family peptidase, with the protein MFKILAVYRILRNWVRIGLLGSSCLGVAMPLRANSNYETVFEAVWDDIAQSYYDPDFGGTDWRSIGEKYRNRLGTLDEREDFDALLSEMLGELGESHFSVISPSFNKLMPNPWQRGDSGITLAIVGNRPIIHRVRPESRAALNGIKPGYELVSADSMTVQSLGSLVDEADVFDRTAPYYFLKAIENRLYGPPGRKIELLVKPARFSRTRSYSIELQEYSGRMSLPLGNMGESPIEIDKRILENNVAYIRFNLWVPSLMEEIRTYIKSIDESVKGLIIDIRGNPGGIGLMATGLAGMLVDDEYLMGTMRLRQGHLNYNVYPQKGAFLGPLAILVDNNSISTSEIFVADMKETGRGRVFGSRTPGAALPSLFKRLPNRYFLQMAIADYGTANGTRIEGVGVDPDFKVELSPARLRQGRDNVIEAAQKWILRQN; encoded by the coding sequence GTGTTCAAAATTTTGGCGGTATATCGGATTTTGCGAAACTGGGTTCGGATAGGGCTATTGGGCTCGTCTTGCCTTGGAGTTGCGATGCCTTTGCGGGCCAATTCCAATTATGAAACGGTTTTCGAAGCCGTTTGGGACGATATTGCCCAAAGCTACTACGACCCGGATTTTGGTGGGACGGACTGGCGGTCGATTGGGGAAAAATATCGAAACCGACTCGGGACATTGGATGAAAGGGAGGACTTCGATGCGTTGCTTTCGGAAATGCTGGGAGAGCTAGGGGAATCTCATTTCTCCGTTATTTCTCCCTCATTCAATAAATTGATGCCAAATCCGTGGCAAAGAGGTGATTCAGGAATCACTCTCGCGATAGTCGGCAATCGTCCTATTATTCACCGAGTGCGGCCGGAAAGCAGAGCCGCGCTGAATGGCATTAAACCCGGTTACGAGCTGGTGTCGGCAGACAGCATGACCGTTCAAAGCCTGGGCTCGTTGGTTGATGAGGCCGATGTTTTCGATCGGACAGCTCCCTACTATTTTCTGAAAGCGATTGAGAATCGATTGTACGGCCCGCCTGGCAGGAAGATCGAACTCCTCGTCAAGCCCGCTCGGTTTAGCCGGACGCGTTCGTATTCGATCGAGCTCCAAGAGTATTCAGGGCGCATGTCCCTTCCGTTGGGAAACATGGGAGAGTCGCCCATCGAAATCGATAAACGGATCCTTGAAAACAATGTCGCCTATATCCGCTTCAACTTATGGGTGCCTAGCCTGATGGAGGAAATCCGAACATACATCAAATCGATCGACGAAAGCGTGAAGGGACTGATTATCGATATTCGCGGAAACCCGGGTGGTATTGGACTTATGGCGACAGGGTTGGCGGGAATGCTAGTGGACGATGAATACCTAATGGGAACAATGCGATTGCGGCAAGGTCACCTGAACTACAATGTCTATCCGCAAAAGGGAGCTTTCCTCGGGCCGTTGGCGATTTTGGTCGACAACAACTCGATTTCGACCAGCGAGATTTTTGTCGCCGATATGAAGGAAACCGGGCGAGGTCGTGTCTTTGGAAGCCGAACCCCTGGTGCGGCGTTGCCATCATTGTTTAAGCGGTTGCCCAATCGCTACTTCCTCCAAATGGCGATCGCGGATTACGGAACGGCTAATGGAACCCGGATTGAGGGTGTCGGGGTGGACCCGGATTTTAAAGTTGAGTTGTCGCCTGCCCGTCTCCGTCAAGGCCGGGACAACGTTATAGAAGCAGCCCAAAAATGGATCTTGCGGCAAAACTGA
- a CDS encoding NAD-dependent epimerase/dehydratase family protein, which yields MLVTGIAGYIGTNFALRMVDKGHDVAGVDSFSEYYDPKIKRANAAFLDRSGVKVYGKDLAVDPLDEIVVGADCVVHLAGQPGISEKTPWADYNRNNTVATHRLLEASQRCTVDKFVNISSSSVYGIRAMDAEVTEPKPASWYGETKLAAELEVMGAFRLSGFPACSLRLFSVFGERERPEKLFPKLIRAIDEDSDFPLFKGSLDHQRSYSYVGDICEGIHTTIENWNKAVGEIFNLGTDQCFTTRRAIRTVEEIMGKKARIATRPARPGDQRATHANIEKIRSRLGWEPKTSLREGLEKMVAWYGAEIRGKSD from the coding sequence ATGCTCGTTACAGGAATCGCTGGCTACATCGGTACGAATTTCGCTCTGCGTATGGTTGACAAAGGGCACGACGTTGCGGGAGTCGATTCATTCTCAGAGTATTACGATCCGAAAATCAAGCGAGCCAACGCAGCATTTTTAGATCGGTCAGGCGTAAAGGTTTATGGGAAGGATTTAGCTGTGGATCCCCTAGACGAAATTGTTGTGGGGGCTGATTGCGTGGTGCACCTTGCAGGGCAACCTGGAATTTCTGAAAAGACTCCTTGGGCGGACTACAACCGAAACAATACCGTTGCGACCCACCGGTTGCTGGAGGCATCGCAACGATGCACGGTAGATAAATTTGTAAACATATCTTCATCATCGGTTTATGGAATCAGGGCGATGGATGCCGAAGTGACTGAGCCGAAACCAGCCTCGTGGTATGGCGAGACAAAACTCGCAGCGGAACTGGAAGTGATGGGGGCCTTTCGTTTGTCGGGATTTCCTGCCTGTTCGCTGCGGTTGTTTTCCGTTTTCGGGGAGCGGGAGCGGCCGGAAAAGCTGTTTCCCAAGCTTATTCGTGCAATAGACGAAGACTCGGATTTCCCTCTTTTCAAAGGAAGCCTCGATCACCAGCGTTCTTATAGTTACGTGGGGGACATTTGTGAGGGAATTCACACTACAATCGAAAATTGGAACAAAGCGGTAGGGGAAATCTTCAATTTAGGGACGGATCAGTGCTTTACGACCCGAAGAGCGATTCGAACGGTGGAAGAAATAATGGGAAAAAAAGCTCGCATTGCGACCCGGCCAGCCCGACCCGGCGATCAAAGAGCGACCCATGCCAATATCGAAAAGATCCGATCGCGGCTGGGCTGGGAGCCGAAGACCTCTTTGCGTGAAGGGCTGGAGAAAATGGTGGCTTGGTACGGGGCTGAGATTCGTGGAAAAAGTGATTAG
- the nusG gene encoding transcription termination/antitermination protein NusG gives MSGTTDMNWFCVHTKPGKESFVEHHLTNEIGLDCYFPRLKRKKIIRRVKRIVTEPLFPRYLFCQLDLASSYRAVRYAKDVVNIVNSGERPKVVADHTIAQLKIWAGEKNDIITLEPKPFETGESVEITSGPMQGLEAIFLHETNQSERVAILLKLMGAESKTVISRSQVEPVNN, from the coding sequence GTGAGTGGCACTACTGATATGAACTGGTTCTGCGTTCACACCAAACCCGGTAAAGAGTCCTTCGTCGAGCACCACCTCACGAATGAAATCGGGCTTGATTGCTACTTTCCCCGCCTGAAACGGAAGAAAATAATCCGACGGGTTAAACGAATCGTCACTGAACCCCTTTTCCCCCGCTATTTGTTTTGCCAGCTAGATTTAGCATCTAGCTACAGAGCTGTTCGCTATGCCAAAGATGTCGTCAACATTGTCAATTCGGGCGAAAGGCCTAAAGTCGTGGCTGACCACACTATTGCCCAATTAAAAATTTGGGCGGGTGAAAAAAATGACATAATCACCCTGGAGCCGAAACCATTTGAAACTGGCGAGAGCGTTGAGATCACCTCCGGTCCGATGCAAGGGTTAGAGGCGATTTTTCTCCACGAAACCAACCAATCAGAAAGGGTCGCCATACTCTTAAAATTGATGGGGGCTGAATCGAAAACAGTCATTTCTCGCTCTCAGGTTGAGCCAGTCAATAATTGA
- a CDS encoding sugar transferase, whose product MYSQNFGQGPTKVTKTLVKHQPKWERALDLLLSLTALVLVSPLVLIVALLIKLVSHGPIIFKQERIGCNGKPFLIYKFRTMEVNTDDKVHQNHVSQLIKQDLPMGKLDRAGDSRLIPFGRFLRASGIDELPQFLNVLKGEMSLSGPRPCLKTELQALTPEQYCRFEILPGLTGLWQVSGKNKVSFSKMVALDIKYANEKTLCLYLAILLKTPFVILHQISDLRHSDEIAKMPLVEGKLKNPDLNQNIPLEQA is encoded by the coding sequence ATGTACTCTCAGAACTTCGGCCAAGGTCCCACCAAAGTGACCAAAACGCTCGTAAAGCACCAGCCAAAATGGGAGCGGGCACTGGACCTACTACTCAGTCTAACAGCTCTCGTTTTGGTTTCGCCCCTTGTGCTCATCGTCGCGCTTCTAATTAAACTAGTTTCCCACGGTCCTATCATTTTTAAGCAAGAGCGGATTGGTTGTAATGGAAAGCCCTTCCTGATTTACAAATTTAGGACGATGGAAGTAAATACGGACGACAAGGTTCACCAAAACCACGTCAGCCAATTGATAAAACAAGACCTGCCCATGGGCAAGCTGGACCGAGCTGGCGACAGCCGCTTGATTCCATTCGGACGCTTTTTGCGAGCTTCAGGGATAGACGAGCTTCCTCAGTTCCTCAATGTACTGAAAGGAGAAATGAGTCTCTCCGGTCCACGTCCCTGTCTGAAAACCGAGCTGCAAGCCCTGACTCCAGAGCAGTATTGCCGATTCGAAATCCTACCCGGCCTAACGGGTCTCTGGCAAGTCTCTGGCAAAAACAAAGTTTCGTTTTCTAAAATGGTCGCTCTCGATATCAAATACGCTAACGAGAAAACGCTCTGCCTGTACCTCGCAATTCTTCTTAAAACTCCCTTTGTAATCCTTCATCAAATTTCCGATTTGCGACATTCAGATGAAATTGCAAAAATGCCTCTGGTCGAAGGGAAATTAAAGAACCCAGACCTAAACCAAAATATACCTTTAGAACAGGCTTAA
- a CDS encoding Gfo/Idh/MocA family protein, producing MRNPLNVGIVGLGYWGPNLARNFNTLPGCKLAMISDRDQRRLTHVQELYPSARGEPDYKSLIDKPALDAIVIATPAKTHFPIAKASLLAGKHILIEKPLACSVAECEELVDLAHSKGLILMVSHTFLYSPEIAKIKEIVDSGDVGEIRYISTRRLNLGLFQNDINVAWDLAPHDLSIILHIMGESPKFVNCQGSAHINPSIEDVTAMSLQFENERSAVIQSSWLDPRKVREMTIVGSKRMILYDDVATQEKIKIFDARVEQPPHYDTFAEFHYAYHHGDMYVPYVKQEEPLKNECQHFIDCIIDGKTPLTNGKNGTEVVRILAASSESLKRNGEPVSLDRSEISEKGKTTAIKDTFSRVLSQKKQKRDKFVPSY from the coding sequence ATGAGGAATCCATTAAACGTTGGAATCGTTGGCCTGGGCTACTGGGGGCCCAACCTTGCCCGAAACTTTAATACGCTTCCAGGCTGTAAACTAGCGATGATAAGCGATCGTGATCAAAGACGCTTAACGCATGTCCAAGAGCTGTATCCAAGCGCCAGAGGCGAACCCGACTATAAATCGCTTATCGACAAACCCGCCTTAGACGCCATCGTAATAGCCACTCCGGCGAAAACGCATTTCCCAATCGCGAAAGCGAGCCTTCTAGCCGGGAAACATATCCTCATTGAGAAGCCGCTCGCCTGCTCTGTGGCCGAGTGCGAGGAGCTTGTCGACCTCGCCCACTCCAAAGGCTTGATCCTCATGGTAAGCCATACGTTTCTTTATTCGCCCGAGATAGCAAAGATCAAGGAAATCGTAGATTCCGGCGACGTAGGCGAGATTCGGTACATCAGCACTCGCCGTTTGAATTTAGGGCTTTTCCAGAATGATATAAACGTGGCTTGGGATCTCGCCCCCCACGATCTTTCCATTATTCTTCACATAATGGGCGAAAGTCCTAAATTTGTAAATTGCCAAGGAAGCGCGCACATCAACCCTAGTATTGAAGACGTTACTGCGATGTCGCTACAGTTTGAGAACGAGCGTTCCGCCGTTATCCAAAGTAGCTGGCTCGACCCGAGGAAAGTCCGCGAAATGACGATCGTGGGGAGCAAGCGAATGATCCTCTACGACGATGTCGCTACACAGGAGAAGATAAAGATTTTCGACGCCAGAGTTGAGCAGCCGCCTCATTACGACACGTTCGCAGAATTCCATTATGCCTACCATCACGGAGATATGTATGTTCCCTACGTGAAGCAGGAGGAACCGCTCAAGAATGAATGCCAACACTTCATTGATTGTATTATCGATGGTAAAACTCCTCTCACCAACGGAAAAAATGGCACCGAAGTCGTTCGGATATTAGCGGCCTCCTCAGAATCGCTCAAACGAAACGGCGAGCCGGTCAGCCTCGATCGTTCAGAGATATCTGAAAAGGGCAAGACAACGGCCATTAAGGATACCTTTTCGCGTGTCCTCTCGCAGAAAAAACAGAAACGCGACAAATTTGTCCCTAGCTACTAA
- a CDS encoding acyltransferase, producing MKNPPGPKLISSDVKLGFNVTIHAFTNLYGCEIGDDSKIGTFVEVQKGVKVGKRCKISSHSFLCEGVLIEDDVFIGHNVVFTNDKFPRATNEDGAPQTDADWKTERTIVRKGASIGSGSTLLPGVIIGEGTMVGAGSVVTKNVASQTVVAGNPARELKAL from the coding sequence ATGAAAAACCCTCCCGGACCTAAGCTAATATCTTCGGACGTAAAATTGGGGTTCAACGTAACCATTCATGCCTTCACCAACCTCTACGGCTGCGAAATTGGAGACGATTCGAAAATAGGGACCTTTGTCGAAGTACAAAAAGGGGTAAAAGTTGGCAAACGATGCAAGATTTCGAGCCACAGCTTCCTTTGTGAGGGAGTTTTGATAGAGGACGATGTATTCATCGGCCACAATGTCGTTTTCACGAATGACAAGTTTCCAAGAGCGACCAACGAAGATGGGGCGCCTCAAACAGATGCCGATTGGAAAACCGAGCGAACAATCGTAAGGAAAGGCGCTTCTATCGGTTCTGGGAGCACTTTGCTTCCTGGTGTAATTATCGGCGAAGGAACAATGGTTGGAGCCGGCAGCGTCGTCACTAAAAACGTAGCATCCCAGACAGTCGTCGCCGGAAATCCAGCACGAGAATTGAAAGCCCTCTGA
- a CDS encoding DegT/DnrJ/EryC1/StrS family aminotransferase, whose protein sequence is MAAACQQSRFNPNSPKVTLTRKRMEVPFLDLSAHHCPIQRQLMEAIQEVVESSAFSGGPFVERFENAFAQYCQTDHAIGVGSGTESLWLALKAQGIGPGDEVITVPNTFFATAEAISLTGAKPVFVDVSGETLNIDVSLIEAAITEHSKAIIPVHLFGQPADIDPIIEIGKCHGLFVLEDAAQAAGAEYRGRRSGSLGDCASFSFYPGKNLGALGEAGALTTNDADLARRLRVLRDHGQAKKHQHLDIGWNARMDGIQAAVLRVKLQRLDEANEKRRAHAALYSELLRECPLVKTPSESACNRHIFHIYAVRVPNRDQTIETLAQEGIRCSIHYPIPIHRQPAYQHLGYVEGSFPCAERSSSQLLSLPMYPELTQDQINHVAETLKATVENQAKWDD, encoded by the coding sequence ATGGCGGCAGCGTGCCAGCAAAGCCGGTTCAATCCAAATTCGCCCAAAGTGACACTCACGCGAAAACGCATGGAAGTTCCATTCCTTGACTTGAGCGCCCACCACTGTCCGATTCAGCGCCAGCTGATGGAGGCAATTCAGGAGGTCGTTGAGTCAAGCGCATTCTCAGGCGGGCCCTTTGTGGAGCGTTTTGAGAACGCCTTCGCCCAATACTGCCAGACGGACCACGCCATCGGCGTCGGGAGTGGAACAGAGTCACTTTGGCTCGCGCTCAAGGCCCAAGGGATAGGGCCCGGCGACGAAGTGATCACCGTCCCCAACACATTTTTCGCGACCGCCGAGGCGATTAGCCTTACAGGGGCCAAACCCGTGTTCGTCGATGTTTCAGGTGAAACGCTCAACATAGATGTCTCGCTCATCGAGGCGGCGATCACCGAGCACTCCAAAGCCATCATCCCCGTACACTTGTTTGGCCAGCCCGCGGACATCGATCCCATCATTGAAATTGGGAAGTGCCACGGCCTATTCGTTTTGGAAGACGCTGCCCAAGCTGCCGGTGCGGAATACCGAGGACGTCGTTCGGGATCGCTCGGCGACTGCGCAAGTTTCAGCTTTTACCCCGGCAAGAATCTCGGGGCACTTGGCGAAGCAGGCGCGTTGACCACTAACGACGCAGACTTGGCCCGACGGCTACGAGTCCTGCGAGACCACGGCCAGGCGAAAAAACACCAGCATTTAGATATTGGATGGAACGCGAGAATGGACGGAATCCAGGCTGCGGTGCTTCGCGTAAAACTCCAGCGACTAGACGAGGCGAATGAAAAACGCCGTGCCCACGCAGCACTCTACTCAGAACTGCTCCGAGAATGCCCTCTCGTGAAGACTCCTTCGGAAAGTGCCTGTAACCGACACATCTTTCACATCTACGCTGTTCGCGTCCCCAATCGAGATCAAACTATCGAAACGCTCGCGCAAGAAGGCATTCGGTGTTCTATCCACTATCCCATACCCATCCACCGACAACCGGCCTATCAACACCTTGGATACGTGGAGGGGAGCTTCCCTTGTGCAGAACGCTCTAGCTCGCAGCTCCTCTCTCTGCCGATGTATCCCGAGCTCACACAGGATCAAATCAACCATGTTGCGGAAACGCTCAAGGCCACTGTAGAGAACCAAGCCAAATGGGATGACTAG